The sequence atatattttatcatcaattataCAAGATTAGTGcgtaattgataatatttatcatttttgtgcAGGTATTTTGTGGGAAGATACCTAAAGACATGTACGAAGACGAATTAATTCCTTTGTTTGAAAAATGCGGTAAAATATGGGATTTGAGGCTTATGATGGATCCCATGTCTGGTACCAACAGAGGATATGCTTTTATTACATTTACAAACCGAGAAGCCGCACAACAAGCTGTCAGAGAGGTATGTTCATTATTTCCTACGTCAGCAAGATCCTTCATTTtacttatctttttttttttaatatttttttttaaattaatttttaatatagatTTTAGTTTATAACGTTTCATCCATAACATTTTATCAAACTTTCGTTATCCTGTAGTTAACAAATTGCCATAACGGACCAATTGGATATCcttcaattaatttcttttgtacaaaagaatttataataattcaaaattgatattgatattatttgcattcttttgagataaatttatttatcaattctttgaataaattatattatttaagtgtttttttttatttcttttgttaaGAAGATCAAAAGAATGCAGATATCATGTGGCTCCATGTTcgtttgtatataataattaaatattgacagATAAAGATTTAATCTTTACTTAAATTCTCTTGGCAGAGTTCAAGTATCAACGTTCATGGACccacagatcaaaaaaaaaaaaataaagtccgCACAATAACGccacatacacatatataatttattttaattatcagtgtGTACAGTATGCATatgcattaaatatatatattgatgcaTATGGATATAATACAACATGTCCATTCATATTTTCCCTTTTAAACATTCATTCATGTTTGAATTACACTTAGTGACAACTTCCAATAACTCCCAAGATACGTGATAACAGTGACAGATGTTATTAATCAAATGTCCTGTGGATGAGTTTCTTTTTCCAGCTCTCCTCTTTGCTCAGTGGGCAAAATTGGGAGTGGAGAACCTTCCTGACCGATTAAGAGAAATAatcaaaatccaaaaaaatattaaaatttaagaaagaaaaaaataattaataaaagggAAAGAGCTATAACGgctgaatgaaaaaaaaaaaataaaataaaaaaatcataaattggTTAAGGGTAAAAATCTAATTGGTTCGCAATTTGGACAGtgacgaaaagaaaaaaaaccgcgaagacacaaaaatttgtttacagGGATGTTGCGCGTAAACGCCGGTTTGCTATAGAGTGAAGAATCGAGCAACCAAATCGCATGCCACGTGTCGTCACCCGGctcatcaaaaataataaatctattaaaaaagaaaaaaaaaagttattgataaatatgagCCTGGGTCATGCCAATTGagaatcgaaattttttatttcgacaaaagaaaacttttatttatttctatttattttataaattataagaaatgttttttttttcctaaattaATCGCGAATAAAATTCGCAccgttttgttttctttttattattttaacgcATTATTACGAATATCATTGGAACAAAATTAGGCATGTGTTTGTTTTTCTTCATCCCACAGCTCGATAATTACGAAATAAAACCCGGCAAGAGTCTGAAAGTAAACATTAGCGTTCCTAATCTACGACTTTTCGTCGGGAACATACCAAAGTCAAAAGGCAAAGAGGAGATCTTGGAGGAATTTGGTAATTTAACAGGTAAAGTGAATTCGAGGCGTGTGTACCTACCTACACCTCTTACCTATACCTACCTGTCtacctgtttttttttttatttattattttttgtttattatttttattcatttttttttttttttatttttttgtactataAGAGTGGTAGCTTTTAAGTAGTGGTTGTAGATGGTATGGAACAAAGACAAATCTTTCGAGAGCCTTTACACGATCACGTGAtcgcattttatttattattattattataattattattattattattattattattattattatatttatattattgaattgTGACACCTTGGATTCTTAGTCAGCCTCCTTGCCTCTCGGTTTATTAGTGAACAGTAACACCTCTCTGGTCCAAGTCTTCTTTTcctcttataaatatataggttGAGTTATGAGTTATTTGCTTTATACCAAGTATTACGTCTCTATTATGTCTACTCtttgtatacatatttatattattatcacaatatttttttttttttttatttcatgaaaatgCGGTCGGCCAGACTATATCGGCGTTATCACTGCTATTTTTCTACTacttactactactactactgcttCTCTCActtattatattattcttaatattatatatagaatTGTCTTACcataattactattactactgttttttttatggttacGACTGTCACTACTTGCGCTATTCACTGTATCATCTTTTCTTTTCTATCAAGTTTACTCTTATTATCTGTTACTACTTCTCACTACTGGTCACTACTGTACTGCTACTACTAGTTTATTTATGCTCTCTGTCTTTCTCTGTTTATCTTACCTACGACTGTCATTGTTACTCAACTATTCTGCCAATTTCCTTCTTTTTCCCTGCCGTTCTTTGAGACAAACGCATCAAGAGCAATTATCATAATTAGGTAATTAAATTCCAAGACATGGGCGccggttatttttttctaaatttatttattattactttttttttttacttatttatttatatatttttttaaatttaaaatttactgtaaatcgATTGACAATTGTCCGTGAGCTACAGccatttctttttaaaaattataataattgggttgaaaaaaatattttgaaaatattattgatgacTTAAGCCCCGAGCATGGGGGTACGGGAGACCTGTGTGGACCGCTGGGGCGTGTGGCTCGCTAACAAACGGACAGGCACTCCCACCACCCACAACCTCCATACGTTctcaattatcataaataaataattaaataaataaattaactttaattaaaattaaactgcTCTCACATCCACAGTCAGTTTGAGGACACATTCAACTAATCTCTATAATCcccattatatatattatatatacacataaataattatatatatatatatttgtatgtatgtatgtattatgtttttttttttaaatttttttaattcctaaAATCCATCACTCTAATTCTTCGCGGACTTACCAATCTTTCCCAAAAAGCCTCTTAACAACTCACTCCATCTCTGACAaactcattaatttatatatttgtatatataaataaacaaaacataaataatcCTCGAAGGTTCACTTGACGCGTTATTCTACCCTTCCAccctgtttatttatttctaaaaaaaaatatataaaatgtttaaaaaaaaatatgagaaacaAAAACACGCTCGAGTCAGCCAATAACAAGGCGTGAATCAGTTTAAAAAGAGTAAGCTTAATTGGCACTCTCCTTCCACATTATTCTTACAGCTGAATGATTATGAGATTCGGAAAGGCAAAAAGATTGGTGTTACCGTATCTTATAACAATCACCGCTTGTTTGTGGGAAATATTCCAAAGAATCGAGACCGAGATGACTTGTTCGAAGAGTTTACAAAGCACGCACGTAAGTTGAAAATTGCCCTTAAATCTGCAGGCAGAGTTTTACCGGAgcgaaaaagttaatatttttttttttttaagtaatgaaAGAGTGCGCGAAAGGCAATGCGCGACTGGTGTGAGATTTGTGAGAGTGGGTGtgagtaataatgataattgattagataaaaatgaacgaaaatgaataaattaaaactaggGAGGATGATCGAGTATTTAAGAGTAAGTGACAAAAGTGAAAGAGAGAGACTCGCCTTGGACCTTGGTTTCGATTGggcttattttatttatttacatattttttttttaatattaattattattaacaaaatccAGTTAGAAACAAGGGCTCCAGGCAACCAATTACGCAGCCCTTATAATTTATCCataaattaactatttattttattaattattttcatttactatttatttatatctaatATACTACACAGCTATTTCTTCTCCACAATAAAGCTTTATAACTATTCCATTAAATATTCActgaaaactataaataaattgttaataaccAATTAACAAATACACTTTAATAAAGTAATGAGTCAGCGCGAGCGAGAATAAAGCATTTACCCTTTTACAACTTATTTAATCATTACTGTACCCGTATaactaacttttttaaaactaaaactacgAATGGCAGAAATATTCAAATCATCATTAAccataacattattattattatttttcgactttaattttctaaaaacatTTCTATTCTTTTCTCATTACacctttttatcatttatcacAGACTGTgttactttaattatatttgctTGGGAGTgtgtcttttatttatttatttatttatttaaatatttttttattacttataattaaacgGTTTGATTcgaagagttaaaaaaaaaattaattaggatGCATGAAAACTCTCCGAGTCTGGACACAGAGAGGCCGTCATTATGTCaacactattatttatttttatttttatttacttgatgAATATCTTATTTCTGGTCTCTCACAATGGAGTGTGCACTGtgtgtttattaaaaaaaaaaaaaaagtaaatattgataataaaataaatgaagcaAATATTTGCTAGTAGAATAAAATGAGGATTGGAAAAATGATTTGGGTGCATTTTGTATAGAAAAAGCTTTGGGTAATGCCgagaatgttattttttattgctacgACATTACGCCGTAAATTATACCGgggattatattttattctattccctctttttatttattattattattattaattttttgttctctTGGTGGAAGCTTATATTtgcatcatttttattattactcttCACTCGGATGTCAGTAGTCGTAGAACGTAAAATCGTTGCACtttattgtattaaataaatttcattttcataaataaatactagttttataaattttataaataacagtAACAAAGGTACTAAGTACAGATTCAAACTTTAGCTTTTAAACTGAGAGGAAGGAGAggtgaatataaaaaaataaaataaaaataaatgtcgcAGTATAGAGACGAGATGAAAGGAAGCACGAACGACTGAACAACAATGCATGTGATactcttttacttttattctttttgactaaaaaaaatttatatttttattttctcgatTTGCAAACATGATTTTCACAGAGCCTGCaacttttatgaataatttatccagCTGACGAATAAAGTTTGAGTCGTTCTTGCTTCAAGCTCATGGCTATTCTGCGGCCTCGTGTGTGCCTACGAATTGTTGATAgtgatagaaaaaaagataaaggAAACGTAAACTTGTTTATTTATGTACGAACAatctaaagtaaatttaaatttaaatacagcttgaatataaatatatatttttttaaatttcatttaaatttatccgaGTCAGTTTTattggaacttttttttttaattaatttaatacgcGAGttcgcgaaaaattttttaattaatttactttaaaacaatgagatattaattttctagttttgtgtaaaaaaaattataattaaatctacTCGCGTTTCATGTTTACCGGCGGGATCGCGacaaaattaaagaaaacgaccaaagcatttttttttctttattttttaaaaatttttaaacaaaattggATACGTCGTTTACATATTGTTTTATGATTTTCCAAACTGTAGCCGGCTTGACCGAGGTGATTATCTACAGCTCGCCAGATGACAAAAAGAAGAATAGGGGATTCTGTTTTTTGGAATATGAATCCCATAAAGCAGCTTCTCTGGCGAAAAGAAGACTCAGCACAGGTCGTATCAAGGTCTGGGGCTGTGATATTATAGTTGACTGGGCTGATCCTCAAGAGGAACCGGATGAACAAACTATGGCTAAAGTATGTTGCCGcgcatatttaatatcttgacaaaaattattatttattcaataaaaataataaaaaatttcattttatatcaaCAGGTAAGAGTACTGTACGTAAGGAACCTGACGCAAGATTGTACtgaagaaaaattgaaagaatgTTTCGAGCAGTACGGTAAAATCGACAGGGTAAAGAAGATCAAGGACTACGCATTTGTACATTTCGAAGATAGAGATAATGCAGTGaaggtattaatttttatttttaatatcaattaaatatatattaaatatttggttTTTCAAATCTCAGGCTATGCGGGAACTTAATGGTAAGGAAATATGTGGCTCTCACATAGAAGTAGCATTGGCAAAACCACCatttgataaaaagaaaaaagaagacATGTTACGAGCTCGGGAAAGAAGAATGATGCAAATGTTACAAGGCCGTGGagggtaaataatattttatttttagctttagattatttattttgtgtaCTTTTGGaaatcaataattgataaatggaaatttattgttaatacaGAGGCTCCCCATCGCATCCCAGTATGATAAGCGGACCAATGCCAGTACGAGGAACTGGACAAAGTGGCGGTCCCCGAGGCTCTTCGGGCAGCATGAGACCACCAATGGGTCGCGGTGATTACAGTAAGTAACCGCATTTCTTTAATTCGCAGTTTtcgttattaataaattcaatctcaatcagtttattattgaattaattttttattttaaaaacaacaagaaaattgattatttttaattacttttttttacggttTATTTTTGCCAAACTCTCGTATCGGTTAatcattattgatttattattattacatatctccattttatatataaaaaaaaaaatcgttcaattttgatatatatttattttttaatgatttcagagtttatttttattttgtttatcgTTAAATTAATTGCTCGCAAATGGTTATGAAACATAAACaatcttatgattttttaacaaatttctattaataagAGCTCagcaattttataattttaacaaaaatatttttataaagttataaatttaacttttttttaagaaaaaaaaaagtcccgcATGCTCTTGGGATCTTCACTTTTTTCACTACAAACCTTTGGCTTTCGCGCATGTCaggcaacattatttttatttttttaaaattatatatattttacatttttttttcagttttatttttatccttttaatttttttaagtgtgAATAAACTGGAGATAATTTTAAAGACTAGGATAAACGTAATTTATGAATCCTGgctagattttattttttttaatccattaCACTATTACATCTCTTTCTCATTACTGTGAAAGCACTTTAATACATTATCATACTCTGTAAATTTGTCATAAATTtcagtagaaaatttatagttgacattgaagattaaaattttaaaaaccattaGACACTTGAAGGAACACCTTGTCACACATTACACTTGActatgagtaattaaaatcatataaactACAAAGCATAAAATTAGATGCATGtaaacgattcaaatttattatttttgttttataatttttataaatacgttttatttatttatttattattttttttttttaattttattggtgATCTGGTAGAAATTAAACCTTGAGTTAATTTagtgtgaatattttttgttatcgttttttgttattgttattattttagttataattataattattgtagatattattataatctaattgaatttttttacataagcgtgtgtaatttttttgttatatattcttataatgataattgaatataattcgACAACCAATTCAACAAAACTGTTTTACAGCTCTCAAGGAAATAGGTAAGCggcaaaattttgaatgacgAATGCAACGCTGTagatagttattattatttttcttttaaaatctttgtagaaatttaattatcattttttttctctcaataTTTTGTTCTTCTTCTATACCAAAGATTCAAAGACTGTAGTTATCAactagtttttattatttaatattcatacctccttttttgtttaacttgcatttaaaataacaatggtGGCAGGATAATTGTCGCAAGGTTttccattaaatataaaaaaaaattagtataaatgttttttttttaaacttaagaattttcatttcgataaattttttttgttgaatgtTGTGAgttctaatttattttcaagttgCACAAACGTTTCTCTTTTTCAAAAGAGTTCATGTCTTTAAAGATTAAATTTCCTGTTCAATTACTTAGTACTCAACTTTTGGTACAGTGGGAAATTTGCAAGTACCCAGATATCTAAAGACATTGAAAACTCGTCTTGAGATCAAGACAACCCAATTCTATTAAAAGTCGTAACATTTACGGaatattaacataaatatagaACTCTactcattaaaaacaaaaaaaaattattattcttttgtaaaaaaaaaaaaaaatctctcgtttctttttttttaactttaacttgtaataaaaataattttttaattcttatttttccTTCATTGACTTGACAAGcatattattaatacaataatttgaataacatTCTTTTCCCGgcatgcaaatttttttttatgattacatGAATAagtccaaaaaataaaaatattagagtTATCGTTACAATAATAACGATcaactgtaataaataatgtgagcatttaattattaaaatctcctttttttttctttctcttgttgaaattggaaatttataattctgtCGTGGCTAAATTTGGGTCTATTTGTAATGTGTGTTTTTATAGATTATGATTACGACTATTACGGTTATGGGGATTATCGAGGTGGCTACAGTGATCCATATTACGATGACTATTATCGATACGAAGATTACTATTTCGATTATGCGCCGCCTCCGCCGCCTGCCAGAGGGAGGGGCAGGCAGCCTCAACCGGTGGGTCGCCTTTTTTAACAAGttttatcaaaacaaaaaaaaaacaaacaaaccaaaattttaattattatttttatttataaatttattgttcttcgagatatttattaactttaaatttacttcAGCGGTAGTTTGATCGTGGCACAGTGTTCGCGGAATCCTAATTACTCTTTCATACTCTTTTATAATTGCGTCCACATTTACTTTTAACAACTATTTAAACTTTACTTTCTTACTTCTATTTCATTATTACTTTAACAAACTCAcgcctgtttttttttctcattacttttcttcattatcgcgtttaaaaataaaaaaaaataagtaaaaactTAACAATTGCTAATTAATACGATTTGTTGCTCGCTTCGTGCAATCCACTAACACAAAACGCAAGGAATTGTGATatgtttcaattatttttcttatatttattaattatttcacgtataatttatcaaataattacacAGATGcacacaaaaatataaatactattaatttaaattttaataaaatttctatggcTACTTTTTAATTCACTCGCTACTTCACTTGccttgtgtttatttttttttatcataaattaattcacgcacatgtaaataaatagcaattttttttttaaattaattttacgcaAAGAGTTGTGAGGCTGTGAACAATAAGGACTCAAGAATGACAcaagtttaaattaatgtcCTTTTTATTCTACTTGAACTTTTTACTTGATCGACTAACTTTATATTAAAGTCAcaactatatacatatatatttatattgatgtatatatttgtaattttgataattttttcaaggattatttataaatattaatataaataaacccCCCGAATACACTGCCACTTTCAAATTGCTTGCGTGAATCATATCTGAGCCATGCTGGAcccatttcaaaattttgccCGGGAAAGCtttaaaatctttaaacatctacaaaaaaataaacaacacagagaaggaaaaaaatatataagttaaataaacaagaaagaaaaaaaggagaccaaaaaaaaattcaacgagagaaataaaaataaattcaaaatcaaagAAGGCGGATAAATTACtcagcttaaatttttttaaacaagaaagaaaaaataacggAGCCTTTTCATGTGTGTTGGGATACTAGCAGAAATTTTCCACTTTCCTGTGTGCGTTTGTGGTCTCCAAAGTAACACTTTGTATCTAACAAGTCTAAATCCATAGTTATTAACAACAAATCCTTTATGACGCCATTTAATTCCCAAAGTacatcaacaaaaaataagtttCCAACGCAAgcattaactaaaaataaaatcgcttTTAATctttactaaaatataaatcccGTTCAAGTCTGTCTCTTAtgcttttgtaaaaaaaaaattaaacaaaaaaaaaaaaaaaaatcatcaagtATTCGCACGATAGTAAAGAGCGTCTCGTGGCTCGGATATGATGCACTTAATAACAAACTCTTTCTTCTGCCTCTGTCTCTCCTCCTTCTTCTCAGTCTCAAGTTTCAGGTAATCCCTGATGGACGTCAAGAAGGAAGCTGCCCTTTGGCAGTATCCCATCGTGTTATTTGTCTTTCTTATTCAACTCacagaaaatgaaaaactttTCCTGAgaatatatactatttttttttcttctcttcaTTAATAAGTcactattttaaaagtaaagcAAAGTAACTTTCAACGAGTATCTTCAAAcaaactttattataatttttttattcttattttattgtctGCCTGTAAATTTACTCAGGAAAAGTCGTTCGTAATTTTTATCCAGTTTAGCCTGAAGACCTTGGCTTGATCCTTGGAGATTCATCTTAATTATCCTTCAACATTATTAACGAATATTTTCTCAAATTaactctttattattttataaattaataattttaatatatttttattttattttattttattttttttttctatgtattaACAAAATTAGGTACAACCAGGTGTTATGGAGAAAGGGAATGAGAAAGGAGTGAAACTTGTGCATTATTGTAATATAGGAAATAAATATCAACgatgataacaataaattgcAAAGCAAATTACACAGCCACGCTCTCTCGCTTGCTTCAgcagtaatatatataaataactaatgCTTATTGCGCACAGagtgacaaataaattttgcttAACTGccgcttatttttttttttgttttattatttataactagaCTTTTGTTTTAGCTAGCAGTGCAGTAGTTGCTTAAAAACCCTTCGCCAATGTACGCTTTTGACACATGTTGTGTGTGTTGGATAACCCACTAATCCTGCTgtatgcaaaataaaaaaaaaccaaataattaaaaaaaaaaaatttacaatcgatTGAAATTGCACCATTCggttagtaatattttttttttgttttaaattgcTAATTACCGCTAATCGCTAAtcgctttttattttaaaaattaattattaatattacgtatttttatttttattatttgtcttaTGTACTGTCGCCATATTCTCCGTACCGCTGCTAtctattctattattattgttattattattgtttttttgtttttttctccATAAATGTTGTAAATGTGCTTATGGGTCGCGCAATTATAACTAAAACTTCCTAAgtccattaataaataatcgtcAGGatgtaattaacaataataaataattaatttcgtgccattttataaataaataattattatttaaaagtcgaaGAACAAAATGCGTTAGAAAGCTCAAGGttcttcatttaaatatttaaataaataaaatctataacgATACAGAGAGAGCATTTAAAGACAGcggagaaatattattttttaaaataaaatatatgataattataaaattgagagtatttagtatttagtatatatttaatataattgtgGAGAGGTgttgtaatataaaatgagCTGCAGATGGGGTAACATTGGGTGTGTTGTTTGGATAGGCTGGTCGTGGCCGTGGACAGGTGGCCCGTGGCCGAGTAGTCGGTGGCCCCCAAGCCCGTGGCCAAGTCAGGGGGGGACGCAACCCCGCAACATCAGGGGCCCGTGGGGCCCAGCGGCCAGCCGCTCGTGGGGGGGTCCGCGCCAAGGGAAGTTTACCAGGTGAGGATGGTCTGTATCTcaagcaattttttatttttctattactagtttttaaatacttataagCTCAAGTAATTACTTTCTTGGCTAAACAGTTTCCTCAtactttaattatcattaaaagcAAAGCCAAATGCTATCCGCTTCCACGCCTTATTATACATTCATTCTCCTTCCCTTTCAAAATACAAACCTCCAGATCCAGAGTTCCAACTGCGAGCCAAGAAAACGATCAAGTAATTAGTCtgtaatttgaattcaaaataatttccaaCTTGTTCTCATATTCTGTAACCCGttacttgttttattttaatgacaaagTAACCAGTTTTATGTTAAATCTGTGAACACGAATTTAAGAGAACTCAAAGATTGGCGAATgttgaaaagaattttttttttttttaatttaaaaaaaaaatttctttataataGTCTTTAGTTGTTAGAACGCACGTTCTCACGAAacatgttttttaatatatatattcatatatttgttttttttttttttgtgaatacaGCAGGTAAACGAAAGTTTGACGGGGGTCACCAGAACCAGGGGGAATCTAAACGTCGCTTCCAGAGCAGCTGGGGAAACCAGCCCCTCGCCCAACAACCACTGGGCAATACGTACGGATTGGCGAGTGTAAACGGTggcggtggtggtggtggtggtggtggtagtGGTGGCGTAGGTTTTACTGATAGACCCGGAGCAACAGGCGCCGCGACTGGTGACGATCACGAATGGTATCAGGACTCATACAATTCGTGGAGCTAACTTTCGCCGGTTATTTTACAATGTTAACTATTCACGCAATCGAATTGAAATATactgatttatatatattactaaaaaaaattaaatatatatatatacataaatatacatatatattttaatctaaataataatttcatggaataaaatattagGGACGTTTTTACGCCACCGGGCGTTTCAAATGGGCCTCAATGACCACgtgcaaaaaaattcataaggcaaaaaaaaaagagagataCAAAGtaacattataatatttagaaaaataaataataaaaatatgtcagaCGTAACTACACGCTCTGTCATAAGcaacttaataatattaattataaataaaaatatctgaagCTCGATCGCGAGCTTTCCTCTCGCTCGTCGTCAGGGCCGCGAGACTTTTGAAGGAGAGAGAGAATGAAAAGAATGATCCGTTGTTAGTGGGCGAGAGAGgaagatttttatttgaaatttttaaattatgcgaattaaattaaaaaaaaaaatttataacatcaATCCGTCAAGATACTGCTTCTTATCTCGCGATTATATTCGTAATTGTAAAACTTTAGATTCTCATACGTCAagtgaatatatttaatttaaaataataaattgtaatattaggatattgaaaaaaaaaattgtaaatgcGCGCGCGAGGTCGTCATttaatgaagtaaaaaaacaatatataaaatttgccGAATTGAATtagaaaatggaaaaataaaataaataatagtagatTCATCTAAAAGTAAAACACGTCatcaatatataatatatttatgccACACACTCACATACCACCGTCGTCCGCCGCGCGCAAAGTTGTTGTGATTTTAATTGTACAGTGATGTGCCACTGGGAC comes from Microplitis demolitor isolate Queensland-Clemson2020A chromosome 8, iyMicDemo2.1a, whole genome shotgun sequence and encodes:
- the LOC103576726 gene encoding heterogeneous nuclear ribonucleoprotein R isoform X4 gives rise to the protein MAEGNGELKMEEKQSKEEMEYVERTEDYAKLIQYGLDEKVAAKLDEIYKTGKLAHVDLDERALDALREFPVDGALNVLTQFLESNLEHVSNKSAYLCGVMKTYRQKSRAGQGTGTSTTPKAPDEDKIKMILERTGYPLDVTTGQRKYGGPPPNWEGPTPGNGCEVFCGKIPKDMYEDELIPLFEKCGKIWDLRLMMDPMSGTNRGYAFITFTNREAAQQAVRELDNYEIKPGKSLKVNISVPNLRLFVGNIPKSKGKEEILEEFGNLTAGLTEVIIYSSPDDKKKNRGFCFLEYESHKAASLAKRRLSTGRIKVWGCDIIVDWADPQEEPDEQTMAKVRVLYVRNLTQDCTEEKLKECFEQYGKIDRVKKIKDYAFVHFEDRDNAVKAMRELNGKEICGSHIEVALAKPPFDKKKKEDMLRARERRMMQMLQGRGGGSPSHPSMISGPMPVRGTGQSGGPRGSSGSMRPPMGRGDYTLKEIDYDYDYYGYGDYRGGYSDPYYDDYYRYEDYYFDYAPPPPPARGRGRQPQPVQPGVMEKGNEKGVKLVHYCNIGNKYQR
- the LOC103576726 gene encoding heterogeneous nuclear ribonucleoprotein R isoform X5, whose product is MAEGNGELKMEEKQSKEEMEYVERTEDYAKLIQYGLDEKVAAKLDEIYKTGKLAHVDLDERALDALREFPVDGALNVLTQFLESNLEHVSNKSAYLCGVMKTYRQKSRAGQGTGTSTTPKAPDEDKIKMILERTGYPLDVTTGQRKYGGPPPNWEGPTPGNGCEVFCGKIPKDMYEDELIPLFEKCGKIWDLRLMMDPMSGTNRGYAFITFTNREAAQQAVRELDNYEIKPGKSLKVNISVPNLRLFVGNIPKSKGKEEILEEFGNLTAGLTEVIIYSSPDDKKKNRGFCFLEYESHKAASLAKRRLSTGRIKVWGCDIIVDWADPQEEPDEQTMAKVRVLYVRNLTQDCTEEKLKECFEQYGKIDRVKKIKDYAFVHFEDRDNAVKAMRELNGKEICGSHIEVALAKPPFDKKKKEDMLRARERRMMQMLQGRGGGSPSHPSMISGPMPVRGTGQSGGPRGSSGSMRPPMGRGDYSWSWPWTGGPWPSSRWPPSPWPSQGGTQPRNIRGPWGPAASRSWGGPRQGKFTR